The following proteins come from a genomic window of Sorghum bicolor cultivar BTx623 chromosome 3, Sorghum_bicolor_NCBIv3, whole genome shotgun sequence:
- the LOC110433661 gene encoding uncharacterized protein LOC110433661 gives MALLAIWSRHPKVPDYFNAIQAPMTQYELEKIERCMRNSRVFRSLGIKEAAEVLKKSGPKAINASKATNADRENSGSLYQPEDGEDVEQGVLDKDLEPEVTKSSAHSACISAGGSRTSKRVMAVALQEKDLPPRITRQRTRELGSTPEDRTLDPQDDSTTDGLMAANANIEINNQNELTTEGPSIMRRHISPHIGRDLDNISRVLTDNIPVHIAEGKLRPEVPLQAAKLASEAGIILRNHVPIFTHWKHYKDKDATAIVKDFNDRVSSQFTIDMNADPVKEAFSDLLKKGQRQMRYRLKKKYFDGIPANQVRTTSPLTTMTDSEWMELVSMWSTPKHKEKCVKAKDAREQVQYHQMTGSRSYVAQCYIMKKTKFKDVIPSAIDIFKDTHCSSKSGFQENSKDAIAEMEEYLAQPSEDGQDPKTPLQAVAHVLPKSSFLRNIGMEPTQMKKNAKAIAMSKRVQELEGELQAEKKGSEGLRSQVADLEKKVEDQNEAARKTGEETEKLKQQGNEIQSFLRSLFGSRFSSTDANQ, from the exons ATGGCACTATTGGCCATATGGTCAAGGCATCCAAAAGTTCCTGACTATTTCAATGCTATTC AGGCTCCAATGACTCAGTATGAGTTGGAAAAGATTGAAAGATGCATGCGCAACAGTCGGGTGTTCCGCAGTCTTGGAATAAAAGAGGCAGCAGAAGTCCTGAAGAAGTCTGGACCAAAGGCCATTAATGCATCAAAGGCCACTAATGCTGATCGTGAAAACTCTGGCTCACTGTATCAGCCCGAAGATGGTGAAGACGTTGAACAGGGAGTATTGGATAAG GATTTGGAGCCTGAAGTTACCAAAAGTTCAGCACATAGCGCTTGCATCTCTGCTGGAGGATCAAGAACCTCAAAAAGAGTGATGGCAGTGGCACTTCAGGAGAAAGATCTACCTCCAAGAATTACTAGGCAGAGGACAAGGGAATTGGGCTCAACACCTGAAGATAGAACACTAGACCCACAAGATGATTCCACAACAGATGGGTTGATGGCTGCCAATGCTAATATTGAGATCAATAACCAGAATGAGCTGACTACCGAAG GTCCAAGTATCATGCGAAGGCACATAAGCCCACACATAGGCAGAGATTTGGATAATATTTCAAGAGTGCTAACTGACAACATACCAGTGCACATCGCTGAAGGAAAGCTGCGTCCTGAAGTGCCTTTGCAAGCTGCAAAACTAGCATCAGAGGCTGGTATTATTCTACGCAACCATGTCCCAATTTTTACCCACTGGAAGCATTATAAGGACAAAGATGCCACAGCTATTGTTAAGGACTTCAACGACAGAGTCAGC AGTCAATTCACCATTGATATGAATGCTGATCCGGTGAAAGAGGCATTTTCTGATTTGCTCAAAAAAGGACAAAGGCAGATGAGATATAGGCTGAAGAAGAAATACTTCGATGGTATACCCGCAAATCAAGTTAGAACTACTTCACCGCTGACCACAATGACTGACTCGGAGTGGATGGAACTTGTGAGCATGTGGTCTACCCCAAAGCACAAG GAAAAATGTGTTAAAGCCAAAGATGCTCGTGAGCAAGTTCAGTACCACCAGATGACAGGTTCTCGGAGCTATGTTGCTCAATGCTATATCATG AAGAAAACAAAATTTAAGGATGTAATACCAAGTGCGATTGATATTTTCAAGGACACGCACTGCAGCAGCAAGTCAGGTTTTCAAGAGAACTCGAAGGATGCCATT GCTGAAATGGAGGAGTATCTTGCTCAACCAAGTGAAGATGGGCAAGATCCAAAGACACCGCTTCAAGCTGTAGCTCATGTTCTGCCCAAGTCATCTTTTCTCCGCAATATTGGCATGGAGCCCACACAGATGAAGAAAAATGCCAAAGCTATTGCGATGAGCAAGCGTGTGCAAGAACTTGAGGGGGAATTGCAagctgagaagaaaggatctgagGGGCTGCGATCACAGGTGGCTGATCTGGAGAAGAAAGTAGAGGACCAGAATGAGGCCGCAAGGAAGACTGGAGAAGAAACCGAGAAGCTAAAACAACAAGGAAATGAAATCCAATCCTTCCTTCGCTCTTTGTTTGGCAGCAGATTTTCATCAACTGATGCTAACCAGTAA